In Oryza sativa Japonica Group chromosome 2, ASM3414082v1, the following are encoded in one genomic region:
- the LOC4329276 gene encoding uncharacterized protein isoform X1 codes for MLPLQRRSSSRGSSHQHAGPDDQCQPHVLTVPFYHQLVSRSEVVEVEVNGLRQKSSADKRMQVVGDVYLDESISMKAYLLAPIYSGHEREEKTSLIAHSLSGWSAIIASVLCCMTQTHSNKKIYLAL; via the exons ATGCTTCCTCTGCAGCGCAGGAGCAGTTCAAGAGGCTCTTCCCACCAGCACGCTGGGCCTGATGATCAATGCCAACCTCACGTCCTCACCGTGCCCTTCTATCACcagcttgtcagccgatcagAG GTTGTGGAGGTTGAGGTCAATGGACTGAGGCAAAAGAGTAGTGCTGATAAACGAATGCAG GTAGTTGGAGATGTTTATCTTGATGAATCCATCTCCATGAAAGCTTATCTCTTG GCTCCTATTTATTCTGGTCATGAGAGGGAGGAGAAAACATCTCTTATCGCCCATTCGCTCTCCGGTTGGTCTGCCATCATAGCCTCTG TCTTATGTTGTATGACACAGACtcattcaaataaaaaaatctatCTCGCCCTGTGA
- the LOC4329276 gene encoding uncharacterized protein isoform X2 — protein MLPLQRRSSSRGSSHQHAGPDDQCQPHVLTVPFYHQLVSRSEVVEVEVNGLRQKSSADKRMQVVGDVYLDESISMKAYLLAPIYSGHEREEKTSLIAHSLSGWSAIIASDSFK, from the exons ATGCTTCCTCTGCAGCGCAGGAGCAGTTCAAGAGGCTCTTCCCACCAGCACGCTGGGCCTGATGATCAATGCCAACCTCACGTCCTCACCGTGCCCTTCTATCACcagcttgtcagccgatcagAG GTTGTGGAGGTTGAGGTCAATGGACTGAGGCAAAAGAGTAGTGCTGATAAACGAATGCAG GTAGTTGGAGATGTTTATCTTGATGAATCCATCTCCATGAAAGCTTATCTCTTG GCTCCTATTTATTCTGGTCATGAGAGGGAGGAGAAAACATCTCTTATCGCCCATTCGCTCTCCGGTTGGTCTGCCATCATAGCCTCTG ACtcattcaaataa
- the LOC4329276 gene encoding uncharacterized protein isoform X4: MLPLQRRSSSRGSSHQHAGPDDQCQPHVLTVPFYHQLVSRSEVVEVEVNGLRQKSSADKRMQAPIYSGHEREEKTSLIAHSLSGWSAIIASDSFK, translated from the exons ATGCTTCCTCTGCAGCGCAGGAGCAGTTCAAGAGGCTCTTCCCACCAGCACGCTGGGCCTGATGATCAATGCCAACCTCACGTCCTCACCGTGCCCTTCTATCACcagcttgtcagccgatcagAG GTTGTGGAGGTTGAGGTCAATGGACTGAGGCAAAAGAGTAGTGCTGATAAACGAATGCAG GCTCCTATTTATTCTGGTCATGAGAGGGAGGAGAAAACATCTCTTATCGCCCATTCGCTCTCCGGTTGGTCTGCCATCATAGCCTCTG ACtcattcaaataa
- the LOC4329276 gene encoding uncharacterized protein isoform X5, translating into MLPLQRRSSSRGSSHQHAGPDDQCQPHVLTVPFYHQLVSRSEVVEVEVNGLRQKSSADKRMQAPIYSGHEREEKTSLIAHSLSGWSAIIASV; encoded by the exons ATGCTTCCTCTGCAGCGCAGGAGCAGTTCAAGAGGCTCTTCCCACCAGCACGCTGGGCCTGATGATCAATGCCAACCTCACGTCCTCACCGTGCCCTTCTATCACcagcttgtcagccgatcagAG GTTGTGGAGGTTGAGGTCAATGGACTGAGGCAAAAGAGTAGTGCTGATAAACGAATGCAG GCTCCTATTTATTCTGGTCATGAGAGGGAGGAGAAAACATCTCTTATCGCCCATTCGCTCTCCGGTTGGTCTGCCATCATAGCCTCTG TCTAA
- the LOC4329276 gene encoding uncharacterized protein isoform X3: protein MLPLQRRSSSRGSSHQHAGPDDQCQPHVLTVPFYHQLVSRSEVVEVEVNGLRQKSSADKRMQVVGDVYLDESISMKAYLLAPIYSGHEREEKTSLIAHSLSGWSAIIASV, encoded by the exons ATGCTTCCTCTGCAGCGCAGGAGCAGTTCAAGAGGCTCTTCCCACCAGCACGCTGGGCCTGATGATCAATGCCAACCTCACGTCCTCACCGTGCCCTTCTATCACcagcttgtcagccgatcagAG GTTGTGGAGGTTGAGGTCAATGGACTGAGGCAAAAGAGTAGTGCTGATAAACGAATGCAG GTAGTTGGAGATGTTTATCTTGATGAATCCATCTCCATGAAAGCTTATCTCTTG GCTCCTATTTATTCTGGTCATGAGAGGGAGGAGAAAACATCTCTTATCGCCCATTCGCTCTCCGGTTGGTCTGCCATCATAGCCTCTG TCTAA
- the LOC4329276 gene encoding uncharacterized protein isoform X6, translating to MLPLQRRSSSRGSSHQHAGPDDQCQPHVLTVPFYHQLVSRSEVVEVEVNGLRQKSSADKRMQVVGDVYLDESISMKAYLLIGWWFLPYDCH from the exons ATGCTTCCTCTGCAGCGCAGGAGCAGTTCAAGAGGCTCTTCCCACCAGCACGCTGGGCCTGATGATCAATGCCAACCTCACGTCCTCACCGTGCCCTTCTATCACcagcttgtcagccgatcagAG GTTGTGGAGGTTGAGGTCAATGGACTGAGGCAAAAGAGTAGTGCTGATAAACGAATGCAG GTAGTTGGAGATGTTTATCTTGATGAATCCATCTCCATGAAAGCTTATCTCTTG ATTGGGTGGTGGTTTCTTCCCTACGACTGCCATTGA